Proteins from one Novosphingobium pentaromativorans US6-1 genomic window:
- a CDS encoding glycerol kinase: protein MQERPILVLDEGTTSTRAILYSAEGSILGVSQSELTQHYPAPGYVEHDADEIWEKTLACAREMVARAGGADRISAIGITNQRETVVAWDRQSGKPITPAIVWQDRRTADRCQQLREAGHEPLIGARTGLMLDPYFSATKMSWVLENVPAARELGDRLAFGTVESWLVWKLTAGLHITDASNASRTMLMPLEGAGWDDELLALHGVPRASLPEIVDNAGQFERTSPELFGGSIAICGLAGDQQAATIGQNCLSPGDVKATLGTGAFVLANTGTSPRLSSHRLVSTVLAQIGGERSYALEGSVFVAGSLVKWLRDELCMVGTACETESLARSIADSGGVCILPALSGLGAPHWRAQARGVIAGLTHGTGRAHIVRAALEAMAHQMHDLKVAFDGDGAAWLNLRLDGGMSANDWIAQDLADILDLEVERPLDVETTALGAAMLASVGCGIYGSLEDAARMRPEVMVFRPAMDSAMRRARLHLWHKVLASELGKGA, encoded by the coding sequence GTGCAAGAGCGCCCCATTCTGGTTCTCGATGAAGGAACGACTTCGACCAGAGCCATATTGTACTCTGCCGAGGGCAGCATTCTGGGCGTGTCCCAGTCGGAACTGACGCAGCATTATCCTGCGCCCGGCTACGTTGAGCACGATGCGGACGAAATCTGGGAAAAGACGCTCGCCTGCGCGCGGGAAATGGTCGCGAGGGCAGGCGGCGCGGATCGCATCTCTGCCATCGGTATTACCAACCAGCGCGAAACCGTTGTTGCCTGGGACCGCCAGAGCGGCAAGCCGATCACCCCCGCCATCGTCTGGCAGGACCGCCGCACGGCGGACCGCTGCCAGCAATTGCGGGAAGCGGGCCATGAACCGCTGATCGGTGCGCGGACCGGCCTGATGCTCGATCCCTATTTTTCGGCAACGAAGATGAGCTGGGTTCTCGAAAACGTGCCGGCGGCGCGCGAGCTCGGGGACAGGCTGGCTTTCGGAACTGTCGAGAGCTGGCTGGTCTGGAAGCTCACCGCAGGGCTGCATATCACCGACGCCAGCAATGCCAGCCGGACGATGCTGATGCCGCTGGAAGGCGCGGGCTGGGATGACGAGCTGCTCGCGCTTCACGGCGTCCCGCGCGCCAGCCTGCCCGAGATCGTCGACAATGCCGGACAATTCGAGCGGACGAGCCCGGAACTGTTCGGTGGATCGATTGCCATATGCGGCCTTGCCGGAGATCAGCAAGCTGCAACGATCGGTCAGAATTGCCTCTCACCCGGGGACGTCAAGGCCACGCTGGGAACAGGCGCTTTCGTTCTGGCGAACACGGGAACCTCGCCGAGGTTGTCCAGTCACAGGCTGGTGAGCACCGTGCTGGCGCAGATCGGCGGAGAGCGCAGCTACGCGCTGGAAGGCTCCGTCTTCGTCGCCGGCAGCCTGGTCAAATGGCTGCGCGACGAACTGTGCATGGTCGGAACTGCCTGCGAAACCGAAAGTCTTGCCCGCTCGATTGCGGACAGCGGCGGCGTGTGCATTTTGCCGGCCCTGTCGGGTCTCGGCGCCCCGCACTGGCGCGCCCAAGCGCGCGGAGTCATTGCGGGACTGACCCATGGCACCGGGCGAGCGCACATCGTTCGCGCTGCGCTGGAAGCCATGGCCCATCAGATGCATGACCTGAAAGTCGCCTTCGATGGTGACGGCGCGGCATGGCTGAACCTGCGTCTCGACGGCGGTATGAGTGCGAACGACTGGATCGCCCAGGACCTTGCCGACATCCTTGATCTCGAGGTCGAACGACCGCTCGATGTCGAGACGACTGCCTTGGGTGCCGCCATGCTGGCAAGCGTGGGCTGCGGTATCTATGGCTCGCTTGAAGATGCGGCGAGGATGCGGCCCGAGGTCATGGTGTTCCGGCCGGCGATGGACTCTGCGATGCGTCGCGCCCGCCTTCACTTGTGGCATAAGGTGCTGGCCTCCGAACTGGGCAAGGGTGCGTAA
- a CDS encoding DUF2270 domain-containing protein: MTLQAAEAPDLGAAKIGAIAHLYRGEVYRSAVWRTRLDTTTNWSVVTLGIALSITFASPDASPLPLLLAGILILFFLLLEARRYRYFNVWRARCRWMETHFFASLLSDDEECHGPGWQETLARDYLRPRYHIPLQVAIGRRIRRNYFWILLIQTTAFVSKIVVHPSPIEHVSQLAQRSAIGPVPGELVLALGALYCLVWGCVAVWSWRDDKRRAANREDHVGMG; the protein is encoded by the coding sequence ATGACCCTGCAGGCCGCAGAGGCGCCCGACCTGGGTGCTGCGAAGATCGGCGCGATTGCGCACCTTTATCGCGGGGAAGTGTATCGTTCGGCTGTCTGGCGAACGCGGCTCGATACGACTACCAACTGGTCGGTCGTTACGCTCGGGATTGCACTTTCGATAACGTTTGCCTCGCCGGATGCTTCGCCTTTGCCGCTGCTTCTGGCAGGCATCCTGATCCTGTTCTTTCTGTTGCTCGAGGCGCGGCGCTATCGCTATTTCAACGTCTGGCGCGCCCGTTGCCGCTGGATGGAAACGCACTTCTTCGCAAGCTTGCTCAGTGACGATGAGGAATGTCACGGACCTGGCTGGCAAGAGACGCTCGCCCGCGATTACCTTCGTCCGCGCTACCATATCCCGCTGCAGGTCGCGATCGGCCGGCGCATCCGGCGCAATTACTTCTGGATCCTGCTGATCCAGACAACTGCCTTTGTCAGCAAGATCGTCGTCCATCCCAGCCCGATCGAGCATGTGTCCCAGCTTGCGCAGCGCTCGGCGATCGGTCCGGTACCAGGCGAACTCGTGCTCGCGCTAGGTGCGCTCTATTGTCTCGTCTGGGGGTGTGTTGCGGTCTGGAGCTGGCGCGACGACAAGCGGCGCGCGGCAAACCGCGAAGATCACGTCGGAATGGGGTAA
- a CDS encoding lmo0937 family membrane protein: MLWTIAVILFVLWLLGFLAFHVASGLIHLLLVLAVIVVVYQLVTGRRGI; the protein is encoded by the coding sequence ATGCTCTGGACTATCGCTGTAATACTGTTCGTTCTCTGGCTGCTTGGCTTCCTGGCTTTCCACGTCGCCAGCGGGCTTATCCACCTCCTGCTGGTTCTCGCCGTGATCGTCGTTGTCTATCAGCTTGTTACCGGCCGACGGGGCATTTGA